In Malus sylvestris chromosome 15, drMalSylv7.2, whole genome shotgun sequence, a single genomic region encodes these proteins:
- the LOC126602103 gene encoding agamous-like MADS-box protein AGL104 isoform X2, producing MGRVKLEIKRIENNTNRQVTFSKRRNGLIKKAYELSILCDIDIALIMFSPSGRLSHFSGKRRIEDVFTRYINLPDQEREHAIIFPDHNKHPDLQNKEYLLRTLQQLRSENDIALQLANPTAVSSEIEELQQEIGGLQQQLQMAEEQIRIYEPDPLKITSTVELESCEKSLMDTLTRVMQRKEYLLSNHLSSYDSSGIQQVLPGSFENEVAGWLSSAGHNQAQIYDASAPLEHQLRNLSSTLYDPFSQGQSSNADPSTMGQCHVSVTNDSDGELPLWHQAYTTSSGHHSTLIPPTLLPQYQNSVGGSNMPEIMPHEQVEIPVGNSSIQPYNEAADYNHENKVPQLNGH from the exons ATGGGTCGTGTTAAGCTGGAGATAAAGAGAATAGAAAACAATACCAATCGACAAGTTACATTCTCAAAGCGTAGAAATGGACTCATTAAGAAAGCTTATGAGCTTTCCATCCTTTGTGACATTGACATTGCTCTTATTATGTTCTCTCCCTCTGGTCGCCTGAGCCATTTTTCTGGCAAAAGAAG GATCGAGGATGTGTTCACTCGCTACATTAATCTCCCCGACCAAGAAAGAGAGCA tGCTATAATTTTTCCTGATCACAACAAACATCC tgaTCTTCAAAACAAAGAG TATTTGCTCAGGACCCTTCAGCAACtaagaagtgaaaatgatattgCTCTACAACTTGCCAA TCCTACAGCCGTTAGCTCTGAAATTGAG GAACTTCAACAGGAAATTGGTGGGctacaacaacaacttcaaatggcTGAGGAGCAGATaag GATATATGAGCCTGACCCTTTAAAAATCACATCTACGGTGGAGCTTGAATCCTGCGAGAAAAGCCTAATGGACACATTGACGCGTGTTATGCAGAGAAAG gaATATTTGTTGAGTAATCATCTATCTTCCTATGATTCCTCAGGAATAcag CAAGTGTTGCCAGGCTCCTTCGAGAATGAGGTGGCAGGTTGGTTGTCTAGCGCTGGTCACAACCAAGCCCAAATTTACGATGCATCCGCTCCCTTAGAGCATCAACTTAG GAATTTGTCATCGACACTGTATGATCCGTTTTCACAAGGACAGAGCTCGAATGCAGATCCTAGTACCATGGGACAGTGTCATGTGAGCGTCACAAATGACAGTGATGGAGAGCTTCCACTTTGGCATCAGGCTTACACTACTTCCTCGGGACACCACTCCACCCTCATTCCTCCAACCTTGTTGCCACAATATCAG AATTCAGTGGGAGGCTCCAACATGCCAGAAATAATGCCACATGAACAGGTGGAGATCCCAGTTGGCAACTCCAGTATACAACCTTACAACGAAGCTGCAGATTATAATCACGAAAACAAAGTTCCTCAGCTTAATGGACATTGA
- the LOC126602103 gene encoding agamous-like MADS-box protein AGL104 isoform X1 translates to MGRVKLEIKRIENNTNRQVTFSKRRNGLIKKAYELSILCDIDIALIMFSPSGRLSHFSGKRRIEDVFTRYINLPDQEREHAIIFPDHNKHPDLQNKEVRYMTSSNYLLRTLQQLRSENDIALQLANPTAVSSEIEELQQEIGGLQQQLQMAEEQIRIYEPDPLKITSTVELESCEKSLMDTLTRVMQRKEYLLSNHLSSYDSSGIQQVLPGSFENEVAGWLSSAGHNQAQIYDASAPLEHQLRNLSSTLYDPFSQGQSSNADPSTMGQCHVSVTNDSDGELPLWHQAYTTSSGHHSTLIPPTLLPQYQNSVGGSNMPEIMPHEQVEIPVGNSSIQPYNEAADYNHENKVPQLNGH, encoded by the exons ATGGGTCGTGTTAAGCTGGAGATAAAGAGAATAGAAAACAATACCAATCGACAAGTTACATTCTCAAAGCGTAGAAATGGACTCATTAAGAAAGCTTATGAGCTTTCCATCCTTTGTGACATTGACATTGCTCTTATTATGTTCTCTCCCTCTGGTCGCCTGAGCCATTTTTCTGGCAAAAGAAG GATCGAGGATGTGTTCACTCGCTACATTAATCTCCCCGACCAAGAAAGAGAGCA tGCTATAATTTTTCCTGATCACAACAAACATCC tgaTCTTCAAAACAAAGAGGTCAGATACATGACATCTAGCAAT TATTTGCTCAGGACCCTTCAGCAACtaagaagtgaaaatgatattgCTCTACAACTTGCCAA TCCTACAGCCGTTAGCTCTGAAATTGAG GAACTTCAACAGGAAATTGGTGGGctacaacaacaacttcaaatggcTGAGGAGCAGATaag GATATATGAGCCTGACCCTTTAAAAATCACATCTACGGTGGAGCTTGAATCCTGCGAGAAAAGCCTAATGGACACATTGACGCGTGTTATGCAGAGAAAG gaATATTTGTTGAGTAATCATCTATCTTCCTATGATTCCTCAGGAATAcag CAAGTGTTGCCAGGCTCCTTCGAGAATGAGGTGGCAGGTTGGTTGTCTAGCGCTGGTCACAACCAAGCCCAAATTTACGATGCATCCGCTCCCTTAGAGCATCAACTTAG GAATTTGTCATCGACACTGTATGATCCGTTTTCACAAGGACAGAGCTCGAATGCAGATCCTAGTACCATGGGACAGTGTCATGTGAGCGTCACAAATGACAGTGATGGAGAGCTTCCACTTTGGCATCAGGCTTACACTACTTCCTCGGGACACCACTCCACCCTCATTCCTCCAACCTTGTTGCCACAATATCAG AATTCAGTGGGAGGCTCCAACATGCCAGAAATAATGCCACATGAACAGGTGGAGATCCCAGTTGGCAACTCCAGTATACAACCTTACAACGAAGCTGCAGATTATAATCACGAAAACAAAGTTCCTCAGCTTAATGGACATTGA
- the LOC126602103 gene encoding agamous-like MADS-box protein AGL104 isoform X3, whose amino-acid sequence MGRVKLEIKRIENNTNRQVTFSKRRNGLIKKAYELSILCDIDIALIMFSPSGRLSHFSGKRRIEDVFTRYINLPDQEREHDLQNKEVRYMTSSNYLLRTLQQLRSENDIALQLANPTAVSSEIEELQQEIGGLQQQLQMAEEQIRIYEPDPLKITSTVELESCEKSLMDTLTRVMQRKEYLLSNHLSSYDSSGIQQVLPGSFENEVAGWLSSAGHNQAQIYDASAPLEHQLRNLSSTLYDPFSQGQSSNADPSTMGQCHVSVTNDSDGELPLWHQAYTTSSGHHSTLIPPTLLPQYQNSVGGSNMPEIMPHEQVEIPVGNSSIQPYNEAADYNHENKVPQLNGH is encoded by the exons ATGGGTCGTGTTAAGCTGGAGATAAAGAGAATAGAAAACAATACCAATCGACAAGTTACATTCTCAAAGCGTAGAAATGGACTCATTAAGAAAGCTTATGAGCTTTCCATCCTTTGTGACATTGACATTGCTCTTATTATGTTCTCTCCCTCTGGTCGCCTGAGCCATTTTTCTGGCAAAAGAAG GATCGAGGATGTGTTCACTCGCTACATTAATCTCCCCGACCAAGAAAGAGAGCA tgaTCTTCAAAACAAAGAGGTCAGATACATGACATCTAGCAAT TATTTGCTCAGGACCCTTCAGCAACtaagaagtgaaaatgatattgCTCTACAACTTGCCAA TCCTACAGCCGTTAGCTCTGAAATTGAG GAACTTCAACAGGAAATTGGTGGGctacaacaacaacttcaaatggcTGAGGAGCAGATaag GATATATGAGCCTGACCCTTTAAAAATCACATCTACGGTGGAGCTTGAATCCTGCGAGAAAAGCCTAATGGACACATTGACGCGTGTTATGCAGAGAAAG gaATATTTGTTGAGTAATCATCTATCTTCCTATGATTCCTCAGGAATAcag CAAGTGTTGCCAGGCTCCTTCGAGAATGAGGTGGCAGGTTGGTTGTCTAGCGCTGGTCACAACCAAGCCCAAATTTACGATGCATCCGCTCCCTTAGAGCATCAACTTAG GAATTTGTCATCGACACTGTATGATCCGTTTTCACAAGGACAGAGCTCGAATGCAGATCCTAGTACCATGGGACAGTGTCATGTGAGCGTCACAAATGACAGTGATGGAGAGCTTCCACTTTGGCATCAGGCTTACACTACTTCCTCGGGACACCACTCCACCCTCATTCCTCCAACCTTGTTGCCACAATATCAG AATTCAGTGGGAGGCTCCAACATGCCAGAAATAATGCCACATGAACAGGTGGAGATCCCAGTTGGCAACTCCAGTATACAACCTTACAACGAAGCTGCAGATTATAATCACGAAAACAAAGTTCCTCAGCTTAATGGACATTGA
- the LOC126602103 gene encoding agamous-like MADS-box protein AGL104 isoform X4 — MGRVKLEIKRIENNTNRQVTFSKRRNGLIKKAYELSILCDIDIALIMFSPSGRLSHFSGKRRIEDVFTRYINLPDQEREHDLQNKEYLLRTLQQLRSENDIALQLANPTAVSSEIEELQQEIGGLQQQLQMAEEQIRIYEPDPLKITSTVELESCEKSLMDTLTRVMQRKEYLLSNHLSSYDSSGIQQVLPGSFENEVAGWLSSAGHNQAQIYDASAPLEHQLRNLSSTLYDPFSQGQSSNADPSTMGQCHVSVTNDSDGELPLWHQAYTTSSGHHSTLIPPTLLPQYQNSVGGSNMPEIMPHEQVEIPVGNSSIQPYNEAADYNHENKVPQLNGH; from the exons ATGGGTCGTGTTAAGCTGGAGATAAAGAGAATAGAAAACAATACCAATCGACAAGTTACATTCTCAAAGCGTAGAAATGGACTCATTAAGAAAGCTTATGAGCTTTCCATCCTTTGTGACATTGACATTGCTCTTATTATGTTCTCTCCCTCTGGTCGCCTGAGCCATTTTTCTGGCAAAAGAAG GATCGAGGATGTGTTCACTCGCTACATTAATCTCCCCGACCAAGAAAGAGAGCA tgaTCTTCAAAACAAAGAG TATTTGCTCAGGACCCTTCAGCAACtaagaagtgaaaatgatattgCTCTACAACTTGCCAA TCCTACAGCCGTTAGCTCTGAAATTGAG GAACTTCAACAGGAAATTGGTGGGctacaacaacaacttcaaatggcTGAGGAGCAGATaag GATATATGAGCCTGACCCTTTAAAAATCACATCTACGGTGGAGCTTGAATCCTGCGAGAAAAGCCTAATGGACACATTGACGCGTGTTATGCAGAGAAAG gaATATTTGTTGAGTAATCATCTATCTTCCTATGATTCCTCAGGAATAcag CAAGTGTTGCCAGGCTCCTTCGAGAATGAGGTGGCAGGTTGGTTGTCTAGCGCTGGTCACAACCAAGCCCAAATTTACGATGCATCCGCTCCCTTAGAGCATCAACTTAG GAATTTGTCATCGACACTGTATGATCCGTTTTCACAAGGACAGAGCTCGAATGCAGATCCTAGTACCATGGGACAGTGTCATGTGAGCGTCACAAATGACAGTGATGGAGAGCTTCCACTTTGGCATCAGGCTTACACTACTTCCTCGGGACACCACTCCACCCTCATTCCTCCAACCTTGTTGCCACAATATCAG AATTCAGTGGGAGGCTCCAACATGCCAGAAATAATGCCACATGAACAGGTGGAGATCCCAGTTGGCAACTCCAGTATACAACCTTACAACGAAGCTGCAGATTATAATCACGAAAACAAAGTTCCTCAGCTTAATGGACATTGA